A stretch of the Terriglobales bacterium genome encodes the following:
- a CDS encoding UdgX family uracil-DNA binding protein (This protein belongs to the uracil DNA glycosylase superfamily, members of which act in excision repair of DNA. However, it belongs more specifically to UdgX branch, whose founding member was found to bind uracil in DNA (where it does not belong), without cleaving it, appears to promote DNA repair by a pathway involving RecA, rather than base excision.) codes for MPKAPVQTAAPLVPPRPTLTSLREAAAGCKACPLWKTGTQTVFGEGASRARVLFVGEQPGDKEDLAGKPFVGPAGKLLDKALEAAGIDRRDVYVTNAVKHFKWEPRGKRRIHKKPNQLEITACRPWLDAEVSVVKPEVIVCLGATAAQSLLGKTFKVTERRGELIPHDKVPYIVATVHPSSILRAPDEDKRHDEMARFIDDMRKVRSALDRNLKRAA; via the coding sequence ATGCCGAAGGCTCCGGTCCAAACTGCCGCACCGCTCGTACCGCCGCGTCCGACACTCACCTCATTAAGGGAAGCTGCCGCGGGGTGTAAGGCTTGTCCGCTTTGGAAGACGGGGACCCAGACCGTTTTCGGCGAGGGTGCTTCGCGCGCACGCGTTCTATTCGTCGGTGAACAACCGGGAGACAAGGAAGATCTGGCAGGGAAGCCTTTCGTCGGACCGGCCGGGAAACTGCTCGACAAAGCTCTGGAGGCAGCGGGAATCGACCGCCGTGACGTGTATGTCACGAACGCAGTCAAGCACTTCAAATGGGAGCCACGCGGAAAACGCCGCATCCACAAGAAACCTAACCAACTGGAAATCACGGCTTGTCGTCCGTGGCTTGACGCGGAAGTTTCGGTCGTGAAACCCGAGGTCATTGTGTGTCTCGGCGCCACGGCTGCTCAGAGTCTACTCGGAAAAACTTTCAAGGTTACGGAGAGGCGTGGCGAATTGATTCCTCACGATAAGGTGCCGTATATCGTTGCGACGGTGCATCCGTCATCGATTCTGAGAGCCCCGGATGAAGATAAGAGACATGACGAAATGGCGCGCTTTATCGATGACATGAGGAAGGTCCGTTCCGCGCTGGACCGCAACCTCAAGCGCGCGGCGTAG
- a CDS encoding nitric-oxide reductase large subunit, which yields MEYRKYWVALIVVLVASFTVLGMVGYQAISTAPPIAQVATTDGQVLFSGETIRDGQNAWQSIGGQEIGSIFGHGAYVAPDWTADYLHRESVYILDTWARETGAKDYASANAEVKGALQARLQQVMRTNTYNQATNTITIPPIRAAAFEELQKHYADVFSNGRHEYAIPQGALTDATKLRDMSAFFFWTSWAASTNRPGQEISYTQNWPHEELVGNRPTGSAISWSVVSVILLLAGIGGMVWYQSSREHKPVNEPIPVSDPLLGFNPTPSQKATIKYFFVVAALWVVQIILGAVVAHYGVEGQGFYGIPLAKWLPYSIARTWHLQIGIFWIATSWLATGLYIVPAVSNREPKLQRAGVNALFVALVLVVVGSLAGEWLGIQQKLGNLWFWFGSQGYEYVDLGRVWQILLFVGLVFWLFLMYRGLKPALQKRDESRSLLLLFLVSAIAIPVFYAAGLMYGQRSHIVTTEFWRWWVVHLWVEGFFEVFATVVIGFLFTRLKLLSIPSATRAVMFSTIVFLAGGIIGTFHHLYFTGASNAVLALGAVFSALEVVPLCLIGVEAWENIRLARGTQKAQWVTSYKWPIYFFVAVAFWNFVGAGLFGFMINPPVALYYVQGLNTTPVHGHTALFGVYGMLGLGLMLFSLRAMRPGLAWKEKPVAVAFWFINIGLALMVLLSLLPIGLMQAWASVQHGTWYARSAEFMQMPILQNLRWARALGDTLFALGAMVLGWFVLGLVTGHSFDRKAASQKADLAVEPVRTMGD from the coding sequence ATGGAATATCGCAAATATTGGGTCGCCCTGATCGTAGTACTGGTGGCATCGTTCACCGTACTCGGCATGGTGGGCTATCAGGCAATCAGCACCGCACCGCCAATCGCACAGGTTGCGACCACAGACGGCCAGGTGCTCTTCAGCGGAGAAACGATCCGCGACGGACAGAATGCATGGCAATCCATCGGTGGACAGGAAATCGGGTCCATTTTTGGACACGGCGCATATGTCGCTCCCGACTGGACGGCCGACTATCTACATCGGGAATCGGTCTACATCCTCGATACGTGGGCCCGTGAAACAGGTGCAAAGGATTACGCATCCGCCAACGCAGAAGTGAAGGGTGCCTTACAGGCTCGCTTGCAGCAAGTGATGCGCACCAATACCTACAACCAGGCAACGAACACGATTACAATTCCGCCGATCCGAGCCGCTGCCTTCGAAGAATTGCAGAAGCACTATGCGGATGTGTTCTCCAACGGACGTCACGAGTATGCGATTCCGCAGGGCGCCCTCACGGACGCGACGAAACTTCGCGATATGAGCGCGTTCTTCTTCTGGACTTCGTGGGCCGCTTCGACAAATCGGCCGGGACAAGAGATCAGCTATACGCAGAACTGGCCGCACGAGGAACTGGTGGGCAACCGTCCCACCGGCAGTGCGATTTCATGGAGTGTAGTGAGCGTGATCCTGCTGCTGGCTGGAATCGGCGGCATGGTGTGGTATCAGTCTTCACGCGAACACAAACCGGTGAATGAGCCTATTCCGGTGAGCGATCCGCTACTCGGCTTCAATCCCACTCCTTCGCAGAAGGCGACGATCAAGTACTTCTTCGTCGTCGCGGCGTTGTGGGTGGTACAGATCATTTTAGGCGCCGTCGTCGCCCATTACGGGGTGGAAGGCCAGGGCTTCTACGGAATTCCTCTTGCGAAGTGGTTGCCATATTCGATTGCTCGCACTTGGCACCTCCAGATCGGCATTTTCTGGATTGCTACTTCGTGGCTCGCAACCGGACTCTACATCGTTCCCGCTGTCAGCAACCGGGAGCCCAAACTGCAACGCGCAGGCGTGAATGCGTTGTTCGTAGCGCTGGTGCTGGTTGTGGTCGGGTCGCTCGCGGGTGAGTGGCTGGGTATCCAGCAGAAGCTCGGTAACCTGTGGTTCTGGTTCGGCTCGCAGGGATACGAATACGTTGACCTTGGCAGAGTGTGGCAGATCCTGTTGTTCGTCGGTCTCGTCTTCTGGCTGTTCCTGATGTACCGCGGTCTGAAGCCTGCACTGCAAAAGCGCGACGAAAGCCGTTCGCTGCTCTTGCTGTTCCTCGTTTCCGCCATTGCCATTCCGGTGTTCTACGCGGCCGGCCTGATGTACGGCCAGCGCAGCCACATCGTGACCACCGAGTTCTGGCGCTGGTGGGTAGTGCACCTCTGGGTGGAAGGTTTCTTTGAAGTCTTCGCCACGGTGGTGATTGGATTCCTGTTCACCCGCCTGAAACTGTTGTCGATACCGTCCGCCACACGTGCAGTGATGTTCTCGACGATCGTGTTCCTCGCGGGAGGCATCATCGGCACCTTCCATCACCTGTACTTCACGGGTGCTTCCAACGCCGTGCTGGCACTGGGCGCCGTCTTCAGCGCTCTGGAAGTGGTTCCGCTCTGCCTCATCGGCGTCGAAGCGTGGGAGAACATCCGGCTAGCTCGCGGAACGCAGAAGGCGCAATGGGTTACCTCCTATAAGTGGCCCATCTACTTCTTCGTTGCGGTGGCCTTCTGGAATTTCGTGGGCGCCGGCCTGTTCGGCTTCATGATCAACCCGCCCGTGGCGCTCTACTACGTGCAGGGCCTGAACACGACGCCGGTTCACGGACACACCGCGCTGTTCGGCGTGTACGGCATGCTCGGTTTGGGCCTGATGCTGTTCAGCCTGCGCGCAATGCGTCCGGGACTAGCCTGGAAAGAGAAGCCGGTGGCGGTGGCCTTCTGGTTCATCAATATCGGGCTCGCTCTGATGGTCCTGCTTAGCCTGCTGCCGATCGGCCTGATGCAGGCGTGGGCGTCGGTGCAGCACGGCACGTGGTATGCGCGGTCCGCCGAGTTCATGCAGATGCCGATTCTCCAGAACCTACGCTGGGCCAGGGCTTTGGGCGACACGCTGTTCGCGCTCGGAGCCATGGTGCTGGGCTGGTTCGTGCTCGGCCTGGTGACCGGTCATTCGTTCGACCGGAAAGCAGCGTCGCAGAAGGCAGATCTGGCCGTCGAACCGGTTCGTACCATGGGCGACTAG